The Candidatus Obscuribacterales bacterium genome contains the following window.
GTTCTAAGCTCAATAACCCAGACGTCAAGCATTCAGAACATTCTTGTTTCCAGAATGTCTAAAATTCACGCCCAAACACTCCAGTGAAATCAACACTGTTAATTGATTTTGCAACAATTATCTTAACCAAACAACAATCTTTTGATAACACATTGATCGCCAATCCTAAGCCATTCTCTTAACCTTAAATCAGTATTCTCTCAGTGGCACTGTTGATGTAGATCTATAGCACTGCGGAGTATACCCATGGTAGTGAATTCTCAACGCTCTAAGACGAACCGCTTCATCGCAATGATGGCAGCAACCGCATTAACCACCGTTGGGTTAACCTCACCGACTGCGATCGCCCAAACTCCCCTGATTCAGATCGACGGTTCCAGCACCGTGTTTCCAATCTCCGAAGCCATGGCAGAAGAATTCATGAGCACCAACGACGCCAATGTTGTCGTTGGGGTGTCTGGAACTGGTGGCGGATTCGCTAAATTCTGCGGCGGTGAAATAGACATTAGTGGTGCATCACGCCCCATCAAACCCGAAGAGATGGCCGCCTGTGCAGAGGCTGGCATCGAATATGTTGAAATTCCCGTTGCCTACGATGCCCTCACCGTTGTTGTTAACCCAGCCAACACTTGGGCTACTGAACTGACCGTTGAGCAACTCCAACAAATTTGGGAGCCAGCGGCAGAAGGCGTTATTACAAGCTGGAACCAAATTGATCCAAGCTGGCCCGATCAAGAACTTCTCCTGTTTGGCCCAGGCGCAGACTCTGGAACCTTTGATTACTTCACCGATGAAATTGTGGGAGAAGAAGGGGCAAGTCGGGGAGATTACACAGCTAGCGAAGACGATAATATTTTGGTTGTCGGTGTCCAACAAAATGACGGAGCGATCGGATACTTTGGTTTTGCCTATTACCAAGAAAATCGGTCATCCCTCCGTTCTATTGCCATTGATTCTGGGAATGGCCCTGTTGCCCCCACACCTCAGAGTGTCAACAACGGAACCTATACCCCTCTCTCACGCCCAGTGTTCATCTATGTGCGCACTGACGCCCTAGAACGCCCAGAAGTCGAAGCTTTTGTGAACTACTACATCAGCAGCGCTCCCAGCGTTGTCCCCTTTGTTGGCTATGTCCCGTTATCCGCTGAAGCCTATGAAATGGCTCAAACCTTAGTCAATGAGCGGGTAGCAGGAACAGTCTATCAGCAAGAAACCAGCGGTCAAGATATTGAAGTCGTCATGGGCTTAGAACGAACCCTGACCCCAGTGGAATAGAATAGGACGCGAATGCTTCTCTGATCTATGGAGTTGGAATACACCCCAAGCAAAAACTGCCCTAACTAAGATGTTCAGGAATACATCTAGCTATCCTACTTGGATTGTGAGAGAGGTTCCGCAGAAACCTCTCTCACAGCGCTTATTGTCATGAATAAGTTATCTAGGATTTTCTGCGCAAGGGTAGGCAGGATCAACCCAAGCTAGACGCCTCGCTCTGCAAGGCATTTAAAGCTCTGCAAGGCATTTAAAAAAGGACTCATCCACACGTTCATGGCTGGGGTGGCTCATAAATCTGCTCCAGCTTATTTTCTAAACCATGACCCCACAAACACGTCCTCTAATTTGGCGACTTCTGTACCACCCCATGTTTGTGATTTCAGCGGCAGTCCACACGGCTGTGCTGGTCATGCCCTTGCCAGAAGAACCGGTTGTTTTGGAAGAACCGGAAGTATCAGAAGACATTATTGGTTTAGCCAGTTTATCGGCGACTCCGCCAGCGGAACCGGAACCGGAACCGGAACCCCAACCGACCCCCGCCCCCCAGCCTGCACCAGAACCTGAGCCCGCACCCGCACCGCAGTCCTCTGCTCCTGCATCCACTACGCCACCCGAAACTGCTAGCGCAGCACCAGATTCGACCGAGGCAACCGAATCATCTGAACCAACCGAATCGCCTGAAACCACTGACTCTACTCCACCGTTTGATCCCACTGTTCCTCGGCAGCAGTTTGTCTCGAACTTGGTCAATTTAGACGGCGATGTAACGGCCATAGGGATTGTGCCACGACCGCAGGATGTGGCTGAACCCGATGCGTTTTTTGATGCCAATGGCGATCGCCGGGAAGGGATTAATGAATTTCGTTGGCTGAACGATCGCCGCATTGATGATGTGTATCAGGCGCTAGAGAGCCGGTATCAGCAAGCCGGCATTACCTTTGAGCCGATTGAACCCGGTTACGGCGGCGGTGATCTGTACGCCCTAAAGACCGAGGATGGTGAACCCTTTTTCTATCTCAACCTTGCGCCGGCTAGCAGTGGCGGAGTATCCACCATTTTGGTGGTCTGGTCGTTTAACCCCCTTGATCCCAGCGGTGCCCTATCCGCCCAGTCGTCAACCGATCCTTAGCTATCCATAACGGAACGGTCTATTGCAGGGGCAGCGAAGAGTAAAACTCAGCCATGTTTGAGAAGCCTCGCTCCGTGAGGCTTCTCAAAAATGAAATGCCCTAAACTACAGGATGATTGCTCTGCCAGGGAGCGATCGCACCATTCGCTCAGTCTCGGGTTGCGCTACATAAATGGTCGTCATTTGATTTGTCCTCAACGCATGGGAAGCGATTGTTAGTGCCCTGTTGCCTCCAATCCAAGAATGGCCTTGTGGCGGCAGTGCAGTCCCGATAGTTCTA
Protein-coding sequences here:
- a CDS encoding PstS family phosphate ABC transporter substrate-binding protein, with the translated sequence MVVNSQRSKTNRFIAMMAATALTTVGLTSPTAIAQTPLIQIDGSSTVFPISEAMAEEFMSTNDANVVVGVSGTGGGFAKFCGGEIDISGASRPIKPEEMAACAEAGIEYVEIPVAYDALTVVVNPANTWATELTVEQLQQIWEPAAEGVITSWNQIDPSWPDQELLLFGPGADSGTFDYFTDEIVGEEGASRGDYTASEDDNILVVGVQQNDGAIGYFGFAYYQENRSSLRSIAIDSGNGPVAPTPQSVNNGTYTPLSRPVFIYVRTDALERPEVEAFVNYYISSAPSVVPFVGYVPLSAEAYEMAQTLVNERVAGTVYQQETSGQDIEVVMGLERTLTPVE